The genomic DNA TGGCATGCGCGGAGACCAGCCAGGAGCGCGTACAGCTGGCACTCGAGGTGGTGGGCACCGAGGCCGCCGCGCCCATCGAGGCTCTTGGCGGAGTGCCGGTGACGCTCACGCGGGCCGACCTCGCCTTCGGACCGCTCTACCTCTGTGCGGGCGCCCAAGCCGGCGAGCTGTGCGAGACCGCGCGCCTCGAGTGGCTGGACACGGTGGTGGTGGACGCACTCAGCGGAACGGCGCAGCCCGTCGGTGAGCTCTTTGGCGTATCGGGCGTGGTGCAGTCGTGGATGTACGACCTGGCCATCAGCGCGCAGCTCACGCAGGAGCAGCCCATCGTGCTCGACGCGGCCGAGGCGCTGGGCGGTCACTCGCTGGTGCTCGAGGGCACCGCCGTGGTCAGCGGCATCACGCTCCCCTTTCGCGCGGAGGTGCCGGTGCAGCAGACCGGCGCCACCGAGCTGGGCGTGCCGGTGGTGCGCAAGAGCACGAGCGACGACTTCTTCCACGACGTGACCGGCACCGAGCACGCGCTGCAGGTGCGCTTCGACCCGGCCACGTGGCTGGCGGGTGTTGAGCTGCGTTCGTACGTGCAGTTCGAGACCTGCGGGCCGGAGCAAACGGGCGTGGTGTGCGACGGCCTCGTGGAGTGGACCTGCGACCCCGATGGCGCCCACGTGAGCCGCGACTGCAGCGCCGCGAGCGAGGTGTGCATCGCCGGGCGCGGCTGCGCCGAGAGCGTGGCCATCGAGCCCACCAGCGAGGCCTTCCGCGCGCTGCGCAATGCGCTGACCTCGGGCGCGCGCCCGGAATTCGTGTGGGTGGAGGGCGCCGAATGAGCAACTGGAGACCCTGTGGTCCGACCAAGGAGACAACCGTGCGGAACAAGATCGAAGTGGTGGGCTTTCTGAACCTCGTGCTCCTCGGCGCGGCCGCCGTGGGCTGCGGTGGCGAGGCAGGCACGGGCTCGCTCACCGCGCTGCTCGAAGCTGAGGATGTGATCGTTGATGGGATCGCGGCGGGCGCAGACCCCGAGAACATCCGCGACGGCTGGGACGTGACGTTCGACCGCTACATCGCGACCGTGGGCGACCTCGACATGCACCTCTCCACGGACGAGGCGGTGGACGTGGAAGGCGCGGACGTGTTCGTGGTGGACATGACGCAGGTGCCGTCCGCAGGCCTCGACCTCTGGCAGTTCGACGGCATGCGCTCCGGGCGTTGGGAGTTCAACTACAGAACGCCAGGGGCCGCCGACGGCGGCATGCGCCACAGCTCGGTGAGCCAGGCCGACTTCGACGAGATGGTGGCCAACGACTGGACCTACCTCATCGACGGAACCCTCACCAACGCCGAGGGCGAGTCCTGCCCGCCGGCCGCCCTGGCCCAGGTGGGCAGCGCCACGCCGAACGGCAACCTGTCGGGCACGAACCCCTGCTACGACGTGGCGACCGTCCGGTTCCTGTTCGGCGCCACCGCCGAGACGAGCTACGGGCCTTGCCGGGTGGACGAGGTGACCGGCTTCGCGGTGACCGCCGATGGTTCCACGTCCGTGTCCATGACCCTGCACGGCGACCACCTGTTCTTCAACGGCTTCCCCGAGGGCGACGAGGGCGGCGTCATGCGCCTGGCCCAGTGGTTGGCGGACTGCGACCTCAATCTTGACGGAACCGTCACCGCGGCCGAGCTTCAGGCCATTGCGCCGGCGCAGCTGCCCGAACTCGACGACCGCTTCCAGCTGGGCGGAACCACCATCACGGATCTCGACACCATGTACACCTACGTACGCGCGCAGTTGAAGACCCAGGGCCACTTCCAGGGGGAGGGCGCGTGCCCCGTGGACGGCGTGGGGCACGAGCACTGAGTGACCATGAGTGAAGCCCGCATCACGTTTGACCAGCCCGTCGGGACAGCCAACACTCCGGCCGTGTCGCGCCGTGGGCGAGCCTGGGTGTCGCCCGATGGGCAGCGAAGCGTGGTGGCTGGGCTGCTCGCGCTGATCACGCACGTGTTGGTGTTGTGGGTGGCCGGCTTGCTCCCCACCGGCGCTGGCGAGGGGCATGCGTCGCTGCGCCCCGAAGAGACGCCCAGCACCATGACCATCCCGCTCGAGGTCATCGAGGAGGCGGCGCCTGCGGGTGACGCCCCTGCGGCGCAGCGTGTGCCCGAGCCAGTCTCGCCTGAAATGGCGGCTCGCATCGCGACCATCGCGCGGGTGCGCCTCGCCATCGAGACCACTGCGGCCGAAGTCGCGGCACGGCAGCATGCCGCTGCTCCGGTGGATCTCTCGCATCTGGCCGACGTCCGTGGCGTGGTGAACGCCGGCATGGTCGCGCCCGGAGGCATGGCAGCGCGGGTGGGTGCTGGCAGCAACGGCGGAGCGCCGAGCGGCGGCGTCCAAGGTGTCGCCGGAGGTCCCGGTGGCGGTGGTCAAGGCACTGGCCGCCCGTCGCTTGCCCAGCCCGCGCGGCCCAGCGGCGGTCAGTGGCGTTGCCCCTGGCCCAGCGAGGCCATGGCAGCCGACATCTACGCGCAGAACGTGCTCGTCCGCGTGGTGGTCGAGGCAGACGGCAGCGTGGTGAGCGCCAGCGCGCTGAGCGACCCAGGCCATGGCTTCGCCGCTGCCGCCGAGGCCTGCGCCCGCCGCGAGACCTACAGCCCCGCGCGCGATGACGCCGGCACACCCGTGCGCGCCACCACGCCGGCCATCCGCGTCAACTTCGCCCGCTGACGAGGGCCACTTGTTTCCACCACGTCCGACCGATACGTTGCCCGCCATGGAGCGCGTGTCCAAAGACGAGGTGCGGCGCCGCGTGCAGGCCTCTGGTTTGCGTGCCACCGCTCCGCGTGTGGCGGTGTACCAGCTGCTGCTCGAGACGGATCGCCCGCTCTCGCACACCGAGGTGGTGACGCAGCTGGCCAGCCCCGACTGGGATCAGGCCACCATCTACCGCAACCTGCTGAAGCTGGTGGAGGCGGAGCTGGCGTGGGTGGCCAGCCACGTGGGCGGCGTGGCGCGCTACGAGGCGCGCAAGGCCGACGACGAGCCGCACTACCACCCGCACTTCTCGTGCCGCACCTGTGGGGCCGTGGAGTGCCTGCCCGAGGCGCGTTTGGCCGCCAGCGTGGACCGTCGCTGGCGCGAGGCGCTGGCCGATGCCGAGCTGCAGCTCGTGGGCACGTGTCCCAGCTGCCGGGCTACCGCATAGTCGTGTCCAGGATGCAGCGAGGCCACGCGCGCCAGTGTAGGCTCGCGCCCATGCGATTCCCCACAAGCCCAGCCGCTTCGCGTTCGCTCGCCTTCACCCTCGGTCTCGCCCTCACCGCGTGCCACGGCTCGTCCGGGTCCACCACGCCGGGTGAAGGCGACGCGAGCGAGGCCCCTCCTCCGGACTTGCTGCAGGCTCCTGCGGGCTCGTATGGCAGCGTCATCGTCCACGAGGACGCGCCCTACCTCTTCGTGTCGTTTGCGTATGTGCACGAGGGAGCCGAGCCGCCGGCGCCGGCCGGACCCGCGCCCAGCACCGTGCAGCTGCTCACCCCCACGGGCCCCTGCGACGCGCAGGTGGGCGAGCCCGTCTCCCTCAGCACCGGCCAGTGCGAGACCTCCACCACGGTGGCGCGTCCGCTGACCGGCTGCACGGGGCCCTTCGCCCGCGTGGCCCGTGTGTCGGGCAGCTGGCCCGAGGGCGTGCGCTTCATGGCGCTCACGGAGCCCACCGACGAGCCGTTCACCAGCCCGGCCTCGCTGCGGGACGCCCAGCACCGCGCTCGGGTGGAAGCGTGGATGAGCGAAGAGGCGGTGTCGGGTCGCCCGCTGCAGCAGGCCATCAGCGCGCACGCGCAGCTGGACGCAGGTGCCGAGACGCTCGAGACGTCCTCGGCGAGCTTCCTCGTGGGCCCGAGCGACGCGCAATGCGAGCAGCAGGTGGAGCACCGCACCGCGAGCGCGCTGCGCCGGGGGGAGCGCGTGATCCCCATCGAGGGCCTCGAGCAGTGGCAGGGCGTGGTCACCTACCGCGGGCGCGTGGCGGGCGTGCTCTACCGGGCGCCGCACCTGAGCGCGTTGGCCTCGGTGTCGCCCGACGGAAACCTGCGCGAGGAGTGGAGCGAGCGCGTGTGGTCCGACAACGAGGAGTGCGGCCCCTTCTGGTGGGCCCACATCGAGTACCCCTGCGGCCCGTGAGGCTCTGCATCGGGTGCAGCGCGGCGGCGCTCAGCGGCTCGCCAAAAGCTCTTCGTACAGCGCCTGGTACTCGGCGGCGGCGGGCCCCCAGCCCACCGGCTGGCGCATGCCCGTGGCCGTGATGGCCTCCCACTTCGCGGGCTCGTCGTAGAGCGCCAACGCCCGCAGCAGCGCTTGCGCGAAGGACAGTACGGTGGCGTCATCGAAGACCACGCCGGTGGCGGTGCCTGCCGCGATGTTGTTCTGCGTGGCGTCCACCACCGTGTCGGCCAGGCCCCCCGTGCGCCGCACCACGGGCAGCGTGCCGTAGCGCAGCGCATACAGCTGAGTGAGCCCGCACGGCTCCACGCGCGAGGGCACCAGCAGGGCGTCCGAGCCCGCCTCGATCAGGTGCGCCAGCGCCTCGTCGAAGCCCACGCGCACGGACACCTGGCCCGGGTGCGCGGTCTGCAGCGCGCGCAGCGCCGTCTCGAGCGCGGGCTCCCCGGTGCCCAGCACCACCAGCTGCGCGCCCTCGGTCAGCGCCGGCAGCACCGCCTCGGGCAAGAGGTCGAGGCCCTTCATCCACGCGAGCCGCGCCACTACTCCCAGCAGCGGCGCGCTGGGCTTCACCGTGAGCCCCATGCGCTTCTGCAGCGCGGCCTTGCACACAGCCTTGCCGCTTCGGTCTTCGTCCGTGAACGTGGCCGGCAGGTGCGGGTCACGCGCCGGGTCCCACTCGCGCTCGTCGATGCCGTTCACGATGCCGTGCAGCACGGTGCGGCGCTTGCTGAGCAGGCCCTCGAAGCCGCAGCCAAAGGCGGCTGTCTGGATCTCGTCGGCGTAGGTGCGGCTCACCGTGGTGATGCGGTCGGCGTATACGAGCCCCGCCTTCATGAACGAGAGGCGCCCGTAGAACTCCACGCCCTCTGGCGTGAAGGCTCGGTCGGGCAGCCCCAGCTCGTGCAGCACGTGGGCGTCGAAGTTCCCGGCGTAGGCCAGGTTGTGGATGGTGTGCACCAAGCGCGGCCCACCGGGTCCGTTGCGCAGGCGCTCGTAGGCCGGCAGCAGCCCCGCCTGCCAGTCGTGCGTGTGCACGATGTCGGGCCGCGCGCCGCCGTCGAGCCCGCGCGAGAGCAGGCTGCCCGCCCAGGCCAGCGCCGCGAAGCGCCGGTGGTTGTCCGGCCACTCGTGCCCGCGCTCGTCGCTGTACGGCCCGCCGTCGCGCGTGAAGAGGCCCGGGCAGTCCAGCACGCACGCCGGCAAGTTGGGCGGCACGAGCGTCCCGCACAAGATGCGCGCCGGCCCGCCACCAAAGAAGTTGGCGTCCGTGAACAGCACGCGGCTGGCGCCGAGCGCGCGCATCACCGCGGGATACCCGGGCAGCAGCACGTGCACGTCCACGCCGCGCTCACGCAGCGCGAGGGTCAGCGCGCCGCCGACGTCGGCCAGGCCGCCGGTCTTGATCAGCGGGTAGAGCTCGGAGAGGACGTGGAGGACGCGCACGGGGGCTGAGCGAATAGCGCGTGAGCGCGGATCCGTCCAGGTCGTCACGCAGCCACTCTCTGGGGCGCCCGCCGTTGCTCCGCGCGGGGAGACGCGAACCCGGCGAAGCGCGTATCCTCCCGCCGTGTCCGCTGTGGCCCACCCCCACC from Sandaracinaceae bacterium includes the following:
- a CDS encoding energy transducer TonB is translated as MSEARITFDQPVGTANTPAVSRRGRAWVSPDGQRSVVAGLLALITHVLVLWVAGLLPTGAGEGHASLRPEETPSTMTIPLEVIEEAAPAGDAPAAQRVPEPVSPEMAARIATIARVRLAIETTAAEVAARQHAAAPVDLSHLADVRGVVNAGMVAPGGMAARVGAGSNGGAPSGGVQGVAGGPGGGGQGTGRPSLAQPARPSGGQWRCPWPSEAMAADIYAQNVLVRVVVEADGSVVSASALSDPGHGFAAAAEACARRETYSPARDDAGTPVRATTPAIRVNFAR
- a CDS encoding transcriptional repressor, with product MERVSKDEVRRRVQASGLRATAPRVAVYQLLLETDRPLSHTEVVTQLASPDWDQATIYRNLLKLVEAELAWVASHVGGVARYEARKADDEPHYHPHFSCRTCGAVECLPEARLAASVDRRWREALADAELQLVGTCPSCRATA
- the glgA gene encoding glycogen synthase GlgA; the encoded protein is MRVLHVLSELYPLIKTGGLADVGGALTLALRERGVDVHVLLPGYPAVMRALGASRVLFTDANFFGGGPARILCGTLVPPNLPACVLDCPGLFTRDGGPYSDERGHEWPDNHRRFAALAWAGSLLSRGLDGGARPDIVHTHDWQAGLLPAYERLRNGPGGPRLVHTIHNLAYAGNFDAHVLHELGLPDRAFTPEGVEFYGRLSFMKAGLVYADRITTVSRTYADEIQTAAFGCGFEGLLSKRRTVLHGIVNGIDEREWDPARDPHLPATFTDEDRSGKAVCKAALQKRMGLTVKPSAPLLGVVARLAWMKGLDLLPEAVLPALTEGAQLVVLGTGEPALETALRALQTAHPGQVSVRVGFDEALAHLIEAGSDALLVPSRVEPCGLTQLYALRYGTLPVVRRTGGLADTVVDATQNNIAAGTATGVVFDDATVLSFAQALLRALALYDEPAKWEAITATGMRQPVGWGPAAAEYQALYEELLASR